A stretch of DNA from Mastomys coucha isolate ucsf_1 unplaced genomic scaffold, UCSF_Mcou_1 pScaffold8, whole genome shotgun sequence:
gaaacttttaagtattataaagtataaaatttagGATTTTAGAATGGCTctgagattaagagcactggctattcttccaaagaacccaagtctagttcccagcacccacacaatagCTCaagactgtctgtaactccacatCTAGGAGGCTCAATGCCCTCTTTCTAGCCTCCAAGGGTACCAGCTACACATgtagcatgcatacatgcacataggtACAACAcccatataaacatttttttttgtaaatatgtgCTTAGAAAATGTTCTCCACTAAAGAAACCacccattcttttgtttgttttgtttgtttgtttgctatcactgttttgatattttctttatttacatgtcagatgttatcccttttcctggtttcccctctgaaaaccccttatcccttcagccctccccctgctcgccaacccaccctctcccacttcctggccctggtattcccctatactgggacatagagccttcacaggaccaagggcctctcctcccattgatgactgactaggccatcctctgctacatatgcagctggagccatgggtcccaccatgtgtactctttgattggtggtttagtccctgggagctctgggggtattagtgagttcatattgttgttcctcctgtgaggcTGCAaagcctttcagctccttgggtcctttctctagctcctccactagggaccctgtgctcagtccaatggatggctgtgagcctctacttctgtattagtctggtactggcagggcctctcaggagacagctatatcaggctcctgtcagcaaacacttgttggcattcacaatagtgtctggttttggtgactgtatatgggatggatccccaggtgaaaCCACCCATTCTTATGCTAGACTTACATGATTTCCTTCTTTATAGTCTTTGATGCATGTGAAATACTTTTTAGTATAATAAAGAGTaagaaaacttattttaaagTTAGGTATCCCAATATTGTTTGTTGTTTACAGGGAGCATGATCCAAGAGTCTTATTTTTGTGAGACTTTGTATCTGATGCCTCTTGTTTTAACAacccctgcactcacatgcatccATACCCCCAAcagatacataatttaaaaatataaatatttttttaaaaagtagaaatttcATGTTCCACCTACCAAGTAAGTGTAGGAGGAAAGCTGTACAGTTTGTAACTATTAGGCGACATTTAGGGAATAaaatgaagccgggcagtggtggcacatgcctttaatcccactagttgggaagcagaggtaagcggatttctgagttcaaggccagcctggtctacagagtgaatttcaggacagccatggctacacagagaaaccctgtcttgaaaaacaaaacaaaaaaaaagaaagaaagaaagaaagaaagaaagaaagaaagaaagaaaatgaagttgtgAAGTTGGAGATAGAATTGTGTGGCACTGTTTTCAAATTATCCAGTTTTCATATTCTACTAGGGACACTAGGGGCTGAATGGATGAAGGAAACTCACAGGCGGCAGTGCTAGCTAGAACCGAGAGTGGCCTTTGTAAGATGCTGAAGTTCTTAAGTTTGCATTCAGGTGAAACTAAGGGCTATCGTATCTCATTTTGTTGTGGTCTTCCCATCTTGTGTTGAGATGACATTGCTACTAATTGTGTTTAGCAGAAATTAAGTCGCTTGCCCAGCACCAAACCACTAGAAAATGAAAGAGCCAGGATTCTATCTTGGGTCTCCTGTCCCTGAGACCAATGCTGACCTGACATGATactgtgtgtggtatgcatactTTAAAGAATGTGCTTCCTGAACCCAGCTTTGTTGTGAGGCCCGTTTTAACATGCCCAGACTGAAAGTCGCAACAGTAAATCCAGACCTCAGCAAACAAAATTCAGCCTGCCGAACTTCATTGAGTCACAAGTTTTTAGAACAAGTGTTTTCAAAGTGATATTAATATGTGGTTGTTAACTTAGATCAcaaaaaatgcttttcttttcaatAGAAAATGTTATCAATCACACGGATGAAGAAGGATTTACTCCCCTGATGTGGGCTGCGGCACATGGGCAAATAGCTGTGGTAGAGTTCCTACTTCAGAATGTAAGGAAAATGCTCAGCAAATGTGCATGTGTAGTCTCTTACATTCTTTAGTCTTTAGTGCAGTATTTCTATCTGCAGCCAACTAGACAGAAGGATGGAGGGCACAAGAGAAAGACTGTCTAGTATTCCCATGGAACCTGGGTCTAGCTGGGAAGGCAATGGAATCCCACGTGAAACAGTGAGAAACAGTTAATGTCCAGCCCCTCTCTGAGTGGAGCAGGAACACAAATACTATCAACAGGTCCTGGAGAAAAGGCTTGGAGAAGCTGGGACCTTTCCAGAGTGAAGGAGAATTTGGATTGAGGCAGCTAGAGGGAGGAAGTAAGTCAGGCTTTGGTAACAAGCACATCCATCACTTGTGTTACTTCCTTATTAACCCTAGAATGTGGCCTGACCTCAGTGTTAAACTGTAATCATATTCACAGAGACCATGCTCTTGTTTAAATCAAATGAAAGTCCTTTCTTTTCACTTCCATAACAGGGTGCAGATCCACAGCTTCTAGGAAAAGGTCGAGAAAGTGCCCTGTCGTTGGCCTgtagcaagggctacacagacatTGTCAAAATGCTGCTGGACTGTGGAGTTGATGTCAATGAGTATGATTGGGTGAGTCCACACTGAACTGAAGCTTCTGTAGTCGGCTGAACCTCAGGGAGGAAGGCTGGCCTGGCATGCACAGCATATGGGGTGCACAACAGTCTCCTGAGGGAACACAGGAGGACTGACATTCAAGCTCAGCTTTGGCTTCTTAGCTATTTTAAGGCCACAGAACTACttaaaactctgcctcaaaaaaaaaaaaattaaacaaacaaacaaataaatataattattataatatttttaggaTTTAATTTATTTCAAGGAAATATAACCTTTATTAAGGTGTTGGAAAAAAAAGTGTACTTATTTAGGATGAGCAAGTTAGTGTCATAAATCCAGTTATTTCTTGTGATTTAGAAGGTTTTCCACaaaatattaatatcattttaaattagttttacaTGCCCAGTTCCACAGCAGCATTTTATTGACTATGCTCACTGAAAGATGCTGACAACTGACAATTGTCCTCCTGCAGAATGGAGGGACACCTTTGCTTTATGCTGTCCACGGGAACCATGTGAAGTGTGTGAAGATGCTGTTAGGTAAGCAAGTGAATGTAGTCCTTGTTTGGAAAAAGTCCTGTGAGCATTTTAAGCTGTCCTGTTAAGAGGATCATACATATTGTTGGGTTGCATTGCTCTGCTAGAGTTTGCCCGGGGCTCCCCTTACCACAGGACTGCCATGGGGGAGGCAGCTCCATCACTGCCATCCACCTCTGCACGTGAAGCTTTGCCCTTCCTGCTCACTTCTCCGGTCACCTTTGACTCCACTCTTGTGTTCTCTGTACGCACTGTCTTCATGTGTAACTTGTGTCTGGTTGTTTATGACATTCAGCCACTCTAGGGATATTTAGTATCTACCCTTCAGCCCATGAATGTGAACTCTGGATCCCATGTGCTCAGTACTTTGTAAGAGCATGTTGACTGAAGCTCTGTTCAACCATTCACATATGAGCCAGGGATAGACGGACATTCacgttttcattttatttatctaggTTTTGCTGTTTTCTTACAGAAAATGGAGCTGACCCAACAATTGAAACAGACTCTGGCTACAATTCTATGGACCTAGCTGTAGCTTTGGGCTACAGAGGTGGTGAGTATTTTAGAACCCTCAGGTCATTTTAAGAAACCTTCATATACAGTAAGTGCTCTAAACCGTCTCATTGCTTTCATGCATAAAACACTGTAGTATTCTAACTCCAGACATATGCTGTATGAAGTGCAAAGCTAAGGACTGAGTTCATTTATTCACATATAACAACATTGTACTGTGTAATAAAACCTCAGTGCAGAAAACTCAGAAGCTTGGGCAGCTGCTGAATTAGCAACAGCCTTGGTGTTAAGAGGAACTGTTGCACATTGTCCTCAGATGACAGTCAGTCCTAATAGAAATAACTTCATTGTACAAAATCCCGGGCTCAGTTGAGTTTATGGACTgacttttgtttgcttggtttgtatTGTGATCTAATGACTTATCCTCGCAGTTCAACAGGTCATTGAGTCACACCTGCTGAAGCTGCTTCAAAACATCAAGGAGTGATGACCTCAGAAAACACCATTTGCCCTTCTCCTCACTCCTCGGTCCTTAAATGATagttttgtttacatgtaaatttttatagttttgtttgagTGTAAATTTTTATCTCAGTTGCAATATTTGCTGGTTTTTAGTGAGTTTTAATAAATATTCCTCTGGGTAATTtacttgtttataataaaattaatcctgatggttttttaaataaatgtgttttactatatattaaaattattaattaatgttTTATGGCATGTAACCTTTTATGGTACAGGTGGTTATGTGTCTTTGTATCAAGTACCACAATTTGACACTTTAAGAAAATGTGTTCCATCTTGTTTGTCTTCCCTCTTGTATTAACTATGACTTTGCACAGGGCTTACTATAAGTCTGCGGGGAAAATAATGTTCTTGTTGAATTAAAAAGTACAGTGTGGTGGTTTACAAAATCATGTTTAAATAAAGTACTGTGTCTGTTTGCATTCTAGTTCTTTGATTATATGCTTGTCACGGATGTCTTCAGGATTTTCAGTTTAACGTTTCTGTTCTGCAAATAGATCAACAAAGGTTTATTAATGGTCATCTCCAGAAGTACgcttagaatatttttctcttacaagtAGGCTTGAGAAGGAAAGTCATAAAAGAGAAGTGAGGCGCTCTCTACCCCTACTAGAGGAATGTCATTAACTTGCCTCTTACTAAAATCCAGAAGAGGGAACCATGGACTAGAAAGTAATTTGATGGACTGTGAGGCTTGATGGAGGTAAGTCcatctgataaatggatattatttCAGTTGTAAACCATATAAACTCGATCTGGATAACATAAGAGAAAGAGAGCTAAGGGGAACAGGAAAGACGCCTTGGTACCTGAGCACTAGCAGGGCtggggttcagtccccagcatccacacggcaCCTCACCATGTAGCTCCAGTTGTAGAGGATCCACCAAtcttctgcatgcatgtggtgcccatacaaacatgcaggcaaatattcatacacatagaattttaaaaagctatgttACAGGTAATGTTAGGTGAAATGCTGAGTTATATGCAAATGGATTTTGTCCGACAGGACCACACACTGCAGGATAGGGTGAGGTCTCTGCAGTCACTTTGACCAGCAGAGCAACAATATACTCAAGAGGCAAGAAGGTAATTCAAGATGACTAAGTAGCCAGTGTCAGTTCAAATTTTGATAGTCTGACCCcaagtagtttattttaggcatagtTAAGCACAGCAGAATTTGTTGAAAACTTTCCTGGTGATAATTCAGTCCAtgtgcacaataaagcttaagacaTGGCTATattgaaactctttgtaaagcCCATGTGACATAAAGATGGGCTCTATAGATAGGCTACATGTGACACCTTCGGTAGGTTCTATAGATGGACAAGCTCACATATATATAGGTCTGGAAAAGGAGAGATAGTACAAAATGTCACCACACTATTAACCACATCTCTTCCAAGCCTTCTGGACAGATAACTGGTTATACATCCCTCCCTTTGAGAACACaaccctgtgtgtttaacattccagGTACCCATAGTGCTTATCTGTAAGCACAAGGTTCTCAGTGCTTCCCACAATATACCATAACCCATCAACATGATAGCTAACGAGAAGTCATTAGATCTGGCACCTTATTACTTGGTAATAAATTGAACTCAGAAAAGCAGCTCCCCTAGACTGAGGGCTGTCAGACCATTGTACATACATCACCATCAAGTTGCAGGCCGCTTAGCATATCCAGAGTTTCTCATTCAAGTGCAAAGACCACTGGCCCAAAGATCTCACTGTGTGTGTCTTCCCTTTTAAGCATTGACAGAACATGCCTCCTTTGTTAACATTCTTCATCATGAGTCTGATTTTGTTAGGTTTGTGTGGGCGagcatgtgtttgaatgtgtggagttcagagagacacaagagtctctcctcccatcatgTAGGTTcagaggattgaactcagaccctgAGGCTTGGTAATAAATGCCCTtacgtgctgagccatctcactgaccctcaGCCTGAATGTCTACATTCATACAGTGATTTAACTATATGTACGACCCAAACCAGCAGGACTGAGGGTTCCAAATGGCAAGATATTATGAAAGGAGGACCAAGAGGTATTACACAAACTGATGGCTTATGCTAAGCAGGTTTATTAAGTACATCATCATATATACTATTTTCAGAGATGAAAATAACTAAGGTCAGTGCAGAGATAAGTCCGAGAATGTTGGCCAGGAGAACATGGAGTGCCTCAGGTAAGTGCTGACAACCACAGCTCAGGAGGAAAGAGCCGGATCTCCAGAAACCACAACCTTAACTCCTCTGAGGCACTGGCTCCAGTTTTAGACTGGCCTTGCCAAGTCCACTCCTGGACAAGGACACAGACATAAATTTACCTTTGTCCTCTCATCAGGGCCCCTGAGAAAGTCTTGGGTTGATCTGGCCCACCACTTGTAAGCCTCACATTTCTCCCACAAATCTAGAGCTTTCCATGACTTAAGAATTAAGGTCAAAACAATGAGTTTCTGCTCAGCACCCTTCAAGACAAATCCCAGGGCTTCTGAagcttgagttattttttttcctctattctGGGTTATGGCCCTAACCCTAAGAAATTCTTCCCACATATTAGTTAGTCAgctgaaattcatttttttctttgaggtcTGTAAAATGCTCTAAGAGACacttgccttcttttcttttaattttgcatgtatttatttggaGAGATGTGTGCACGTGCttacaaacataaacacatgtaccATAGCACATatttgaaggtcagaggacaaccacaGGAGTTTGCTCTCTGCACCCCCCGGGGTTCCAAGATGGAACTCAGAtggtcagccttggcagcaaacacctttacctatTACGAGGTCTGATAGCTGTTCAAGGGATGTCCAGGGGTCTATCACTGATGTCattgaggtggtggtggtatctGGGACACTCTTCTACAAGGCACCCTTCTATTAGGCTGACATTTAGAGGTTGTGGGCCTCAAACAGAACCTCAGCTGTACTTCCAATAAAGGCAGGAGCAAAACTAAGATGGAGCACTCTATGTGGTTTGTCAGTGCCTCTCCTGAGGATAAGAACTTATTTCAGATAACAAGACTGCTAATGAGTCTTAGATGCTTTCTGGAACCTTTATGCTATCAGCATTTCACTATTGGGAAGGCTGAGCACCATTTCTAACCAGTTAAttcctcattttctttacaaGCTAGTCAGAATAATCTTTTAATACCAGAGACATAATCAGGTTTGTAAATGTGTTGTATAGTTAGGGAATACTTCATACTTCAGTGATAGACCTATGTCAttatagacatatatgcacaGAGAGCCATAGGTTAGAAAGATAGCCAAGAACTCTATCTTCCTCCCTCTttgtgatgataatgatggtgatgatgctgATGATGCTGAAAATGttgttggtgatgatgatggtgatgataatgttTGTGATGATATTtataatggtgatgatggtgatgatgagtACGGAATATGAGGCTTTGCAAATGCTCTTTGCCCAGCTGTTTGAGCGTGACttttcaaattgtttttgttttaaataagattgtattttgtctttaaaaacacttGGCCCAGCCC
This window harbors:
- the Ankra2 gene encoding ankyrin repeat family A protein 2 isoform X2, producing the protein MKRIVKTFKIKLTLTWRWRLSYLKVESYAECNIHTSPSPGIQVRHVYTPSTTKHFSPIKQSTTLTNKHRGNEVSTTPLLANSLSVHQLAAQGEMLYLATRIEQENVINHTDEEGFTPLMWAAAHGQIAVVEFLLQNGADPQLLGKGRESALSLACSKGYTDIVKMLLDCGVDVNEYDWNGGTPLLYAVHGNHVKCVKMLLENGADPTIETDSGYNSMDLAVALGYRGVQQVIESHLLKLLQNIKE